The Sporocytophaga myxococcoides genome contains a region encoding:
- a CDS encoding DUF7793 family protein, translating to MTEIREEYFELWLEDGVVKYRYHKGIIIDMEMAEKLVQYRLKLIEGKTYPGFVDARETVYIYNGAKKYLASDIGFIGTSAVAILIKSHVQKILGNTFILLKPAKIPVKLFTEEDKALQWLEDYK from the coding sequence ATGACTGAAATAAGGGAGGAATATTTTGAACTCTGGTTGGAGGATGGAGTGGTAAAGTATCGATATCATAAAGGAATAATAATCGATATGGAAATGGCAGAAAAACTTGTGCAATATAGGTTAAAACTGATCGAAGGAAAAACATATCCCGGATTTGTAGATGCCAGGGAAACAGTATATATCTATAATGGGGCTAAAAAATACCTTGCCAGTGATATCGGATTTATAGGTACTTCGGCTGTTGCTATATTAATAAAAAGTCATGTTCAGAAAATTCTGGGAAATACTTTTATTCTTCTTAAGCCAGCTAAAATACCCGTAAAGCTTTTTACAGAGGAAGATAAAGCTTTACAGTGGCTTGAAGATTACAAGTAA
- a CDS encoding response regulator transcription factor: protein MKKTILAVDDAKSILTIIYYFFNEKYEVVKKNNGKEALDWMQQGNIPDVIITDINMPEMGGQEFMEHLQASGFYRHIPVIVLSAMDNSAEKIKFLGLGAHDYVVKPFNPEELELRISNVLRISERALA from the coding sequence ATGAAAAAAACTATACTAGCAGTTGACGATGCGAAATCCATTTTAACAATCATCTATTATTTCTTTAATGAAAAATATGAGGTTGTTAAAAAGAATAATGGAAAAGAAGCATTAGATTGGATGCAACAGGGAAATATCCCTGATGTTATAATTACTGATATTAATATGCCTGAAATGGGCGGTCAGGAGTTTATGGAACACCTTCAGGCCAGCGGATTTTACAGACATATTCCGGTAATTGTGTTATCTGCCATGGACAACAGTGCCGAAAAAATTAAATTTCTGGGATTAGGTGCTCACGATTATGTTGTTAAGCCATTTAATCCGGAAGAACTTGAATTAAGAATTTCAAACGTATTACGTATATCTGAAAGGGCTCTGGCTTAA
- a CDS encoding NAD(P)/FAD-dependent oxidoreductase, whose protein sequence is MRPKKVVVIGGGAAGFFGAISCARFNSEAEITLLEKSNKFLSKVKVSGGGRCNVTNGCFDINLLLKGYPRGGKALKYTFQQFSVKDTIGWFESRGAELKQEEDGRIFPQSDNSQTIIDCLIREARVMGVKLMEGFGTKSIRKNETGGFSIQLFGGELLYCDEILIATGGNPNQESYQWLKDLGHEIKEPVPSLFTFNVPDSPFRDLQGISVPLAKVRVRGSKLEETGPILITHWGLSGPAILRLSAWGARELAKEQYRFIAHVNWISGNEESLRSTLSEIKLLHPKKTVIGHPFFNLPRRLWERICELSDISTGLKWVDMSKKNMNKLLENLLRSEFGVKGKTTFKEEFVTCGGVSLDSIDIHTMESKSCPGLYFAGEVLDIDGITGGYNFQAAWSTGFVAGKSIAEK, encoded by the coding sequence ATGAGGCCTAAAAAAGTAGTTGTTATTGGAGGCGGAGCCGCAGGCTTTTTCGGGGCTATATCCTGTGCGAGGTTCAATTCCGAAGCTGAAATTACTTTGCTTGAAAAGAGCAATAAGTTTTTATCAAAAGTAAAAGTATCAGGAGGAGGAAGATGTAATGTTACCAACGGATGCTTTGACATTAACTTACTTCTTAAAGGTTACCCTAGAGGAGGCAAAGCCCTTAAATACACCTTTCAACAGTTTTCTGTTAAAGATACTATTGGATGGTTTGAATCCAGAGGAGCTGAATTAAAGCAGGAAGAAGACGGAAGAATATTTCCCCAATCAGATAATTCACAAACCATTATAGATTGCCTTATCCGGGAAGCCCGTGTTATGGGAGTAAAATTAATGGAAGGCTTTGGTACCAAAAGCATACGAAAAAATGAAACCGGAGGATTTTCCATACAGCTTTTCGGAGGTGAATTACTTTACTGTGATGAAATACTGATCGCAACAGGAGGTAATCCAAATCAAGAATCTTATCAGTGGTTAAAAGATCTGGGCCATGAAATCAAAGAACCTGTTCCATCCTTATTCACTTTTAATGTACCTGATTCTCCTTTCAGAGATTTACAAGGGATAAGTGTGCCCTTGGCAAAAGTAAGAGTCAGAGGTTCAAAACTAGAGGAAACAGGACCTATATTAATCACACACTGGGGACTCAGCGGGCCGGCTATACTAAGACTTTCAGCCTGGGGAGCAAGAGAGCTTGCAAAAGAGCAATATCGTTTTATAGCCCATGTAAACTGGATTTCAGGAAATGAAGAAAGCTTAAGATCCACTTTGTCCGAAATAAAATTACTTCACCCAAAAAAGACAGTTATAGGACATCCATTTTTTAATCTCCCCAGAAGACTTTGGGAAAGGATATGTGAATTATCTGATATTTCAACAGGACTAAAATGGGTGGATATGTCTAAGAAAAACATGAACAAACTTTTGGAGAACCTGTTACGCAGTGAATTTGGAGTAAAAGGGAAAACAACATTCAAAGAAGAGTTTGTTACATGTGGTGGCGTGAGTCTGGATAGCATTGATATCCATACCATGGAGAGCAAATCATGCCCGGGATTATATTTTGCTGGAGAAGTATTAGATATAGATGGAATTACGGGGGGGTATAATTTTCAGGCTGCCTGGTCTACAGGATTTGTTGCAGGAAAATCCATTGCAGAAAAGTAA
- a CDS encoding PPK2 family polyphosphate kinase: MKKLLSLSTKAPEKFEKEKIKKLIPELSEQISDYQKILYAQSKYSLLVILQGLDASGKDGLINTVFHGVNPLGCNVKAFKAPTKEELSYDFLWRVHKAVPPKGQISIFNRSHYEDVLVPTVEGWINKTELKNRFEHINNFEKLLQDNGTVILKFYLHVSKKEQKKRLKERKTNPKKFWKHNDGDWETAKKFDRYMEAYEEVFKQCKAPEWNIIPSDQNWYKEYLVAKKIKETLKEMKLEYPGLEE; encoded by the coding sequence ATGAAGAAATTACTCTCTTTATCTACCAAAGCACCTGAAAAATTTGAAAAAGAAAAAATAAAAAAACTCATTCCTGAATTGTCAGAACAGATCTCTGATTATCAAAAAATATTATACGCACAATCTAAATATAGTCTTTTAGTAATCCTGCAAGGACTCGATGCATCGGGAAAAGATGGATTAATCAATACTGTCTTTCATGGAGTCAATCCGCTTGGTTGCAATGTAAAGGCATTTAAAGCTCCCACAAAAGAAGAATTATCCTACGATTTTTTATGGAGGGTACATAAAGCGGTTCCCCCGAAAGGACAGATCTCTATTTTCAACAGGTCACATTATGAAGATGTATTGGTTCCGACTGTAGAAGGCTGGATTAATAAAACCGAGCTTAAAAACAGATTTGAACATATCAATAATTTTGAGAAACTCCTACAGGATAATGGCACTGTGATTTTGAAATTTTACCTTCACGTTTCTAAGAAAGAACAGAAAAAACGATTGAAGGAAAGAAAAACAAATCCAAAGAAGTTTTGGAAGCACAATGATGGAGATTGGGAAACTGCTAAAAAATTTGATCGTTATATGGAAGCATATGAAGAGGTTTTCAAACAATGCAAAGCTCCGGAATGGAATATTATACCTTCTGATCAAAATTGGTATAAAGAGTATCTGGTTGCAAAGAAAATAAAAGAAACCTTAAAAGAAATGAAACTGGAATACCCTGGCTTGGAAGAATAA
- a CDS encoding glycosyltransferase family 2 protein: MSDQPLVSIISINYNQAKVTCELIESLKKVHYPNIEIIVVDNASSEDLSSIAAYPEVRLIRSKQNLGFSGGNNLGIKAAKGEYFLFLNNDTEVEPDFLEPLVALMQNNSDIGMVTPKIVYFGTNIIQYAGSYSINPFTGRGRKIGSMETDNGQYNDVRETFLGHGAALLVSRKLIKTIGLMPELFFLYYEEHDWCESAKRAGFKIYYSGVTKIYHKESMSVGKNSILKTYYMNRNRVVFMRRNVFGIKLLISLLFFFFISVPKNTLKFIAKGEFDHLKAFYRALAWNLTHFNVSETESFELTESIA; encoded by the coding sequence ATGTCTGACCAGCCTTTAGTATCAATCATTTCAATTAATTATAACCAGGCTAAAGTTACTTGTGAATTAATCGAATCCCTTAAAAAGGTTCATTACCCCAATATAGAAATTATTGTGGTGGATAATGCATCTTCTGAAGACCTGTCTTCTATAGCTGCTTATCCGGAGGTTCGACTAATCAGAAGTAAACAAAATCTTGGATTTTCAGGTGGCAATAATTTAGGTATTAAAGCTGCCAAAGGTGAATATTTTCTTTTTCTGAATAATGACACAGAGGTTGAACCAGATTTTCTGGAACCTCTGGTTGCATTGATGCAGAACAACAGTGATATAGGAATGGTTACTCCTAAAATTGTTTATTTCGGAACTAACATCATTCAATATGCAGGTTCATATTCCATCAATCCCTTTACCGGAAGAGGAAGAAAAATTGGCAGTATGGAAACTGATAACGGACAATATAACGACGTAAGAGAAACATTCCTTGGCCATGGAGCCGCACTGCTGGTTTCCAGAAAACTCATAAAAACCATTGGCCTCATGCCTGAATTGTTTTTTCTATATTATGAAGAACACGACTGGTGTGAAAGCGCAAAGAGAGCCGGATTTAAAATTTATTATTCAGGGGTAACCAAGATCTATCATAAAGAATCAATGTCAGTAGGAAAAAACAGTATCCTTAAAACCTACTACATGAATAGAAACAGAGTAGTATTTATGAGAAGAAATGTATTTGGAATAAAACTTCTGATCAGCCTTTTATTCTTCTTTTTCATATCAGTTCCTAAAAACACTTTAAAGTTTATAGCAAAAGGTGAGTTTGACCATCTGAAAGCCTTTTACAGGGCTTTAGCCTGGAATCTGACCCACTTTAATGTAAGTGAAACGGAAAGTTTTGAGTTAACTGAATCAATCGCATAA
- a CDS encoding sugar transferase, which produces MKSKIAFVGTNSDLIQSLTDKLQDEFSIRWFDNSISLLYSISKENEGFEAIVTEGPFESPKGTALFQRLRAHNASRNIPFILIADNLDIKTKKQIHQQGVNELFPTNFEKENFVKRVRYLIANPVEPGEVVEQQPNIPASYKIPLPKRIFDIVISLSILIFLFPFFCILGLLIVIESRGPIFYSSKRVGTGYKIFNFYKFRSMGTGADSKLKDIAHLNQYNKKEGQASLIAENELCDSCKEQRISCQSIVYLDGNAICEKVHFRNKTLKNGSTFIKINNDPRVTRVGKFIRNTSIDELPQLFNVLKGDMSIVGNRPLPLYEAEKITTDQFTTRFLAPAGITGLWQVTKRGTGEMSEAERIQLDIDYALNYSFVNDIKIILKTIPALIQKENV; this is translated from the coding sequence ATGAAATCCAAAATCGCATTTGTTGGGACGAACTCAGACCTCATTCAAAGCTTAACAGATAAACTTCAGGACGAATTTAGTATTCGTTGGTTTGACAACAGCATTAGCTTACTGTACTCAATATCAAAGGAAAATGAAGGTTTTGAAGCAATTGTTACTGAAGGTCCATTTGAGAGTCCTAAAGGCACTGCTCTGTTTCAAAGACTGAGAGCACATAATGCTTCAAGGAATATTCCTTTTATCCTTATTGCTGATAACCTTGATATAAAGACAAAAAAGCAAATACACCAACAAGGAGTTAACGAACTTTTTCCTACAAATTTTGAAAAAGAAAACTTTGTAAAAAGAGTTCGTTATCTTATTGCAAATCCTGTTGAGCCTGGTGAAGTTGTAGAACAGCAGCCAAACATTCCTGCTTCATATAAGATCCCGCTTCCTAAGCGTATATTTGACATTGTCATTTCTCTTTCAATTTTGATCTTCCTCTTCCCATTTTTCTGCATTTTGGGTTTACTTATAGTTATTGAATCCAGAGGACCAATATTCTATAGCTCCAAAAGGGTAGGAACAGGGTACAAGATCTTCAACTTTTATAAATTCCGCTCCATGGGTACTGGAGCGGATAGTAAGTTGAAAGATATCGCTCACCTGAATCAGTACAATAAAAAAGAAGGACAAGCTTCATTAATCGCAGAAAATGAACTTTGTGATTCGTGCAAAGAGCAACGTATCTCCTGTCAGTCCATTGTTTATCTTGATGGAAATGCTATTTGTGAAAAGGTACATTTTAGAAATAAAACTCTGAAAAACGGAAGCACATTTATCAAAATAAATAATGATCCAAGAGTAACGCGTGTTGGAAAGTTTATCAGAAACACAAGTATTGATGAACTTCCGCAATTATTCAATGTACTCAAAGGAGATATGTCCATTGTAGGTAATCGCCCTCTACCTTTATACGAGGCTGAAAAAATTACAACAGACCAATTTACGACTCGTTTTCTTGCTCCAGCCGGGATTACAGGTTTATGGCAAGTTACTAAAAGAGGAACAGGCGAAATGTCCGAGGCTGAACGTATTCAGCTTGATATCGACTATGCCCTTAACTATTCTTTTGTAAATGATATAAAAATTATTTTGAAAACGATTCCGGCTTTAATCCAGAAAGAAAATGTCTGA
- a CDS encoding acyltransferase → MTTTASILRAQFSQLKEKNKDNSLLEITQEIIGAGWRLVSAKFYLRKCNKIGSMVSTNGKPIIKNKGFISLGDKVRIWSNFNPTQIYVHKGAKFIVGSNSRINGVHITVKSEVTIGKNVRIAPYVLILDSDFHSATDHFSDGKTSSVTIGDNVWIATKSMILKGVTVGEGAVIAAGSVVTKDVPPYTVVAGVPAKVIKKLHH, encoded by the coding sequence ATGACTACTACTGCGAGTATACTTAGAGCACAATTTTCACAATTAAAAGAAAAGAACAAAGACAATTCTCTTCTTGAAATAACACAGGAAATTATCGGTGCTGGCTGGAGACTAGTGTCTGCAAAGTTTTATTTAAGAAAATGCAATAAGATCGGCTCCATGGTTTCCACTAATGGAAAGCCTATCATCAAGAATAAGGGTTTTATTTCTTTAGGTGATAAAGTCAGAATATGGTCTAACTTTAACCCTACTCAAATATATGTACATAAAGGGGCTAAATTTATTGTTGGCTCCAATTCCAGAATTAATGGAGTGCATATAACTGTTAAAAGTGAAGTGACGATTGGAAAAAATGTAAGGATTGCTCCCTATGTTCTTATTCTTGACAGTGACTTTCACAGTGCCACAGATCACTTTTCTGACGGAAAAACATCTTCCGTAACCATTGGTGACAATGTCTGGATTGCAACAAAATCAATGATTTTAAAAGGTGTCACAGTTGGGGAAGGCGCTGTTATAGCAGCTGGATCAGTTGTAACTAAAGATGTCCCTCCATACACTGTAGTTGCAGGAGTTCCGGCTAAGGTGATCAAAAAGCTTCACCATTAA
- a CDS encoding nucleotidyltransferase family protein has product MQQNKTIILCGGSIDFLNLPINTNQSHAMIPVNGKPVIGWILDDLLSEGINEVIITRKATDFQLCDFLINSYRKRMKITQVPLLFNGNILDSLRAGLDLAATDGEVKVILGDTLIYDSYKEKGDYVYVHEVKESHRWCLASIDKDEKIIDYIDKKEDVPAPNFALCGYYNFQNGQYLRKVLVKALADGKKQLSDVLKLYGEKYNLYAIKAQHWYDFGNIDNLVSSRQRLLQGRFFNSLTIDGVLNTITKNSTYNEKLRDELNWYFQIPDELKVLTPRIINHSHTDETIKIVQEYYGYSTLSELFLYADIHIETWRSILNKLFSIHGKFREYKGELSRADVSKIYKDKTLERLDTQKGLSSYWNNLLSKETIIWNGKKLVNAFELITTLSDSIEELIDHANITVIHGDYCFSNILFDINTQITRLIDPRGSFGKKGIYGDSRYDIAKLRHSICGLYDYIVSDLFTVQEVSEGVFETAILASETSLRLENIFDKLIIENGYKLEEIKLIEGLLFISMLPLHKDKPERQKLMYLRGLALLNEVVTLIKEKKISAL; this is encoded by the coding sequence ATGCAACAGAATAAGACTATCATTTTGTGTGGCGGATCTATTGATTTTTTAAATCTTCCCATCAATACAAATCAATCACATGCAATGATACCTGTTAATGGCAAACCCGTCATTGGCTGGATTCTAGATGATCTTTTATCAGAAGGAATAAATGAAGTAATTATAACAAGGAAGGCAACGGATTTTCAGCTTTGTGATTTTTTAATCAACTCCTACAGAAAAAGAATGAAAATTACCCAAGTACCGCTTCTTTTCAATGGAAATATATTGGATTCTCTTCGGGCAGGATTGGACTTGGCAGCTACAGACGGAGAGGTTAAAGTAATACTGGGAGATACACTGATCTACGATTCTTATAAAGAAAAAGGAGATTATGTATATGTTCACGAGGTTAAAGAGTCGCACCGCTGGTGTCTTGCCAGTATCGATAAAGATGAAAAAATAATTGATTATATAGATAAAAAAGAAGACGTACCTGCACCTAATTTCGCATTATGCGGGTATTATAATTTTCAGAATGGCCAATATCTAAGAAAGGTTCTTGTTAAAGCACTAGCAGATGGAAAAAAGCAACTTAGTGATGTACTGAAATTGTATGGAGAAAAGTATAATCTTTATGCTATCAAAGCTCAGCATTGGTATGATTTCGGTAATATCGATAATTTGGTTTCTTCAAGACAAAGGTTATTGCAAGGAAGATTTTTTAATTCTCTGACAATAGATGGTGTTTTAAATACAATAACCAAAAATAGTACATACAATGAAAAACTGAGAGATGAACTGAATTGGTATTTTCAGATTCCGGACGAATTAAAGGTACTTACTCCCCGCATAATCAATCATAGTCATACGGATGAAACTATTAAGATAGTTCAGGAATACTATGGATATTCTACATTGTCGGAGCTATTTCTGTATGCAGACATTCATATAGAAACATGGAGATCCATCCTTAATAAATTATTCAGCATACATGGTAAATTCAGAGAGTACAAAGGGGAATTAAGCAGAGCTGATGTAAGTAAAATTTACAAAGATAAAACCCTTGAAAGGTTGGATACTCAGAAAGGGCTTAGTAGCTACTGGAACAACCTTTTATCAAAGGAGACTATTATCTGGAATGGAAAGAAATTAGTCAATGCATTTGAGCTAATCACTACTTTATCAGATTCAATTGAAGAGTTGATTGATCATGCAAACATTACAGTAATTCATGGGGATTATTGTTTCTCTAATATCCTTTTTGATATCAATACACAGATTACCCGACTTATAGATCCAAGAGGAAGTTTTGGGAAGAAAGGAATCTATGGAGATTCAAGATACGATATAGCGAAACTGAGACATAGTATTTGCGGGTTATACGACTATATCGTTTCTGATTTATTTACTGTACAGGAAGTTAGTGAAGGAGTGTTTGAAACTGCTATTCTAGCTTCTGAAACATCTTTAAGGCTTGAGAATATCTTTGATAAATTAATAATAGAAAACGGATATAAGTTAGAAGAAATAAAGCTTATTGAAGGACTCCTGTTTATTTCTATGCTCCCACTTCATAAAGACAAGCCTGAGCGTCAGAAACTGATGTATTTAAGGGGGCTTGCTTTGCTGAACGAGGTTGTCACGTTAATAAAAGAAAAAAAAATATCTGCATTATGA
- a CDS encoding alpha/beta fold hydrolase gives MKKIKIFLIIGFLTAIIALAGVYSFYALSQETKIMDTSARKGVAGKFIRLSKGITRYTLEGPDTAKTIILLHGGSVIGDYVWEKNYKALVDSGFKVLKFDMYGRGFSDRINEAQTLDLFVSQINELTDSLNLSGPFEVIGVSMGGSIATGFADKYPEKTDRIVLISPIAVNPGKKRWYIDNPLLGNFLVSVYWYPRCVQKQMAEFFDRKKLAEYESHLKYLSEFKGVKADARSAWSNILAEDLTPAIERLQERNKKVLLIWGKQDPVVPIAASEKYKKILPSIKLQEVDQAGHISNYEKPDVVNAAIVSFLKD, from the coding sequence ATGAAAAAAATAAAAATATTTCTTATAATCGGTTTCCTTACAGCGATTATTGCCTTGGCTGGTGTTTATAGTTTTTACGCACTTAGTCAGGAAACCAAAATAATGGACACATCTGCAAGAAAAGGAGTTGCAGGTAAGTTTATCAGATTATCAAAAGGAATAACAAGATACACTCTGGAGGGCCCTGATACTGCTAAAACCATAATCCTTCTTCACGGAGGAAGTGTCATAGGCGATTATGTATGGGAGAAAAATTATAAAGCTCTGGTGGATTCTGGCTTCAAGGTGCTAAAGTTTGATATGTACGGAAGAGGATTTTCCGACAGGATCAATGAAGCTCAGACTCTTGATTTGTTTGTATCTCAGATCAATGAATTAACAGATTCATTGAATCTGTCCGGACCATTTGAAGTCATTGGTGTATCAATGGGAGGAAGCATCGCAACAGGGTTTGCGGATAAATATCCGGAAAAAACAGATAGGATAGTATTGATCTCTCCAATTGCTGTAAATCCAGGTAAAAAAAGATGGTATATTGACAATCCCCTTTTAGGAAACTTCCTTGTGAGCGTCTACTGGTATCCAAGATGTGTCCAAAAGCAAATGGCTGAATTTTTTGATAGAAAAAAGCTGGCTGAATATGAATCTCATTTGAAGTACCTTTCAGAATTTAAAGGAGTAAAAGCAGACGCCAGATCAGCCTGGTCAAATATCCTAGCAGAAGATCTTACCCCTGCTATTGAAAGACTTCAGGAGAGAAATAAAAAAGTATTATTGATTTGGGGAAAACAAGACCCTGTGGTTCCAATAGCTGCAAGTGAAAAATACAAAAAAATACTTCCTTCAATAAAACTTCAGGAAGTAGATCAGGCTGGACATATTTCCAATTATGAAAAGCCTGATGTAGTAAATGCGGCCATAGTAAGTTTTCTAAAGGATTAA
- a CDS encoding HAD hydrolase family protein — protein sequence MRIVIDLDGTICPIKEKGESYADLKPFDGAKERIRELKDAGHYIIINTARNMATCESNVGKVMKNVGKITLDWLDEHGIVYDEIFFGKPNGHVYIDDRALRFSGWDTVTQPLINEIAKER from the coding sequence ATGAGAATTGTGATAGATCTAGATGGAACTATTTGTCCGATTAAGGAAAAAGGTGAATCTTATGCTGACCTTAAGCCATTTGATGGAGCTAAAGAGAGAATTAGAGAGCTGAAAGATGCCGGTCATTATATTATTATCAATACTGCGAGAAACATGGCAACGTGCGAAAGCAATGTGGGTAAGGTAATGAAAAATGTAGGCAAAATAACTCTTGATTGGTTAGACGAGCATGGAATAGTTTATGATGAAATATTCTTCGGAAAGCCTAATGGGCATGTATACATAGACGACAGAGCTTTAAGATTCTCCGGCTGGGATACAGTAACACAACCGTTAATCAATGAAATAGCCAAGGAAAGATGA
- a CDS encoding glycosyltransferase family 2 protein, producing MKVILPMAGRGSRFNGSGYNVPKPFIPVEGKPMFAWAMQSIDGIDCSELIVIALREHEESYKLTDLISEFAPANTRLVLINDVTEGQLCTVLAARDFINDDEDILIISSDTIVISEIGKEILNKREGCKGIISVADMPGDRWSFARLNNDGFVDLVAEKERISDHASTGIYYFSSGKEFVNMAEEIVNKKEKTKGEYYVIPLYQKLINSGYKVMISEASEMWDLGTPESLNTFLKTKGGRVGGG from the coding sequence ATGAAAGTAATCCTACCAATGGCAGGTCGTGGTTCCCGCTTCAATGGCAGCGGGTATAACGTACCAAAGCCTTTTATACCTGTTGAAGGTAAACCTATGTTTGCCTGGGCGATGCAGAGCATTGATGGAATTGATTGTTCTGAGCTTATTGTTATTGCTTTGAGAGAACATGAAGAAAGTTACAAATTGACTGATCTGATTTCTGAATTCGCTCCTGCTAATACAAGATTGGTTCTGATAAATGACGTTACCGAAGGGCAACTGTGTACAGTCCTTGCAGCAAGGGATTTTATCAATGACGATGAAGATATCCTTATTATCAGTTCTGATACAATTGTTATTTCAGAGATAGGAAAAGAAATCCTGAATAAGAGAGAGGGGTGTAAGGGGATTATTTCTGTTGCAGATATGCCTGGTGATAGATGGAGTTTTGCCAGGTTAAATAATGATGGATTTGTTGATTTAGTTGCTGAAAAAGAAAGAATATCTGATCATGCAAGTACAGGAATATACTACTTTTCCAGTGGGAAGGAATTTGTAAATATGGCCGAAGAGATTGTTAATAAAAAAGAAAAAACAAAAGGAGAGTACTATGTAATACCTCTTTATCAAAAGCTGATCAACAGCGGGTATAAAGTAATGATTTCGGAAGCTTCTGAAATGTGGGACTTGGGAACGCCAGAATCATTAAATACTTTTTTAAAAACGAAAGGCGGAAGGGTAGGAGGAGGTTAA